Proteins found in one Hoplias malabaricus isolate fHopMal1 chromosome 17, fHopMal1.hap1, whole genome shotgun sequence genomic segment:
- the rnf145a gene encoding RING finger protein 145 isoform X2 yields MNRFTTALICQLVVCTLCSCVMQTKRIWLFSAHLLPLVARLCLVPLETIVFVNRFAMIFTGLEVIYFLASNLLVPFNLAKTAYRELAQVVEVYGLLALGMSLWNQLVLPVLFMCFWLVLFALQIYTYFSTRDQPTSRERLLFLFLTSIAECCSTPYSLLGLVFTVSFVALGVLTLCKFYLQGYRAFMNDNTMHRGMTEGITLLILAVQTGLIELQVIHRAFLLSIILFIVVASILQSMLEIADPIVLALGASRDKSLWKHFRAVSLCVFLLVFPAYMSYMICQFFHMDFWLLIIISSSILTSLQVLGTLLIYVLFMVEELRKAPVENMDDVIYYVNGTYRLLEFLVAVCVVAYGVSETVFGEWTVMGSTIVLVHSYYNVWLRAQLGWQSFLLRRDAVNKIKSLPTASLQQLQLHNDICSICYQNMTSAVITPCSHFFHAGCLKKWLYVQETCPLCHNQLKGSSQSGPGTPEGPARPDGVLDAAPLPGDCQQDQIQTSQMSTQVSDSEIPAEDEEEGGEEENLSGPLTE; encoded by the exons GTCAGTTGGTGGTGTGTACTCTGTGCTCCTGTGTGATGCAGACCAAGCGGATCTGGCTCTTTTCTGCTCATTTGCTTCCCCTGGTGGCCCGGCTGTGCCTTGTCCCACTGGAGACCATTGTGTTCGTGAACCGCTTCGCCATGATCTTCACTGGACTCGAGGTCATCTACTTCCTGGCCTCCAACCTGCTGGTGCCCTTTAATCTGGCCAAAACAGCGTATAGAGAACTGGCACAG GTGGTGGAGGTGTATGGACTGTTGGCGTTAGGCATGTCTCTGTGGAACCAGCTGGTTTTGCCTGTGCTCTTCATGTGCTTCTGGCTGGTTTTGTTCGCTCTGCAAATATACACCTACTTCAGCACCAGAGACCAGCCTACATCGAGAGAAAggctcctcttcctcttcctcactAG TATTGCTGAGTGCTGCAGTACTCCGTACTCCCTGCTGGGCCTGGTCTTCACCGTGTCCTTTGTGGCTCTCGGAGTGTTAACCCTTTGCAAGTTCTACCTGCAGGGCTACAGAGCTTTTATGAATGATAACACCATGCACAG gggaatGACAGAAGGAATAACTCTGCTGATCTTGGCAGTTCAAACTGGCCTTATTGAGTTGCAGGTGATCCACAGGGCCTTCCTCCTCAGCATCATTCTCTTTATTGTGGTGGCATCTATCCTTCAGTCCATGCTGGAGATCGCTGACCCCATAGTGCTGGCACTGGGGGCCTCCAGGGACAA GAGTTTATGGAAGCATTTCCGTgctgtgagtctgtgtgtgtttctgctggtGTTTCCAGCGTACATGTCCTATATGATCTGCCAGTTCTTCCATATGGACTTCTGGCTCCTCATCATTATCTCCTCCAGCATACTCACTTCTCTACAG GTGTTGGGCACTCTCCTGATCTACGTGCTGTTTATGGTGGAGGAGTTGCGGAAAGCTCCAGTGGAGAACATGGACGATGTGATTTACTACGTGAACGGGACCTACAGGCTGCTGGAGTTCCTGGTGGCCGTGTGTGTGGTGGCGTACGGAGTGTCCGAGACAGTGTttggagagtggacagtgatggGCTCCACCATCGTGTTAGTCCACTCGTATTATAACGTGTGGCTCAGGGCTCAGCTAGGCTGGCAGAGCTTCCTCCTGCGACGGGACGCTGTCAATAAAATCAAGAGCCTCCCCACCGCTTCACTCCAGCAGCTTCAGCTCCATAACGATATCTGCTCCATCTGCTACCAG aatATGACCTCAGCGGTGATCACACCTTGCAGTCACTTCTTCCACGCCGGCTGCTTGAAGAAGTGGCTATACGTCCAGGAGACATGTCCACTGTGCCACAACCAGCTCAAAGGCTCCTCTCAATCTGGACCTGGAACTCCTGAGGGTCCTGCTCGTCCAGACGGAGTCTTGGACGCTGCTCCACTGCCTGGAGACTGTCAACAGGACCAAATACAAACATCACAAATGTCTACGCAGGTCTCAGACTCTGAGATCCCGgcagaggatgaggaggagggtGGAGAAGAGGAGAATCTCAGTGGTCCTTTAACCGAATAA